In the genome of Polaribacter atrinae, one region contains:
- a CDS encoding FGGY family carbohydrate kinase — translation MEDVIAVIDIGKTNKKIFLFDKKFNVCFQNSTKFKEVLDDDGFPCDDLESIENWILEQIKQVQNNPEFHLKAINFSTHGASLVYLDKQGNRIAPLYNYLKPLDIHNYTNFHQLNGGVEEFSRTTASPAYGMLNTGLQMLWMQKEKPQVWKNVDAILHYPQYLSYLFTKKITADFTSVGAHTATWNFDEMQYHPWLKAANINLPEPVNGEKAILSEINGQQVAVGSGLHDSSSSIIPILENEKGNDFVLLSTGTWIIAMNPFSTETLTQHQLTNNCLCFMTPKKQQVKSSMQFLGRIHEVYLTPLSDYYKVDIDKHLNLGLDEKLCQELIVENAQIFLSDGIDTNFEANEDLLKHFGSYKTAYYQLIYEIAKKVIAGINLITDKDKSIKNIYISGGFNKNEIFIKYLTLLKKGIVIKISECKNESALGAALMMKSYL, via the coding sequence ATGGAAGATGTAATCGCAGTTATAGATATTGGAAAAACGAATAAAAAAATATTTTTATTTGATAAAAAATTTAATGTTTGTTTTCAAAATTCTACAAAATTTAAAGAAGTTTTAGATGATGATGGTTTTCCTTGTGATGACTTAGAATCTATAGAAAATTGGATTTTAGAGCAAATAAAACAAGTTCAAAACAATCCTGAATTCCATTTAAAAGCGATTAATTTCTCTACACACGGTGCATCTCTAGTATATTTAGATAAGCAAGGCAATAGAATTGCCCCTTTATACAATTATCTAAAACCCTTAGACATACATAATTACACTAATTTCCATCAATTAAACGGCGGTGTAGAAGAGTTTTCTAGAACAACAGCTTCTCCTGCTTACGGTATGTTAAATACAGGTCTACAAATGCTTTGGATGCAAAAAGAAAAACCACAAGTATGGAAAAATGTAGATGCAATTTTACATTACCCACAGTATTTAAGCTATCTATTCACAAAAAAAATTACCGCAGACTTTACTTCTGTCGGCGCACATACAGCTACTTGGAATTTTGATGAAATGCAATATCACCCTTGGTTAAAGGCTGCAAATATTAATTTACCAGAACCTGTAAATGGAGAAAAAGCAATCTTATCTGAAATTAACGGACAGCAAGTTGCCGTTGGTTCTGGTTTGCATGACAGTTCTTCTTCTATAATCCCTATTTTAGAAAACGAAAAAGGCAACGATTTTGTACTACTTTCTACAGGAACGTGGATTATTGCTATGAATCCTTTTAGTACAGAAACCTTAACACAACATCAATTAACTAATAATTGTTTGTGTTTTATGACTCCTAAAAAGCAACAAGTTAAATCTTCTATGCAGTTTTTAGGACGCATACATGAAGTGTATTTAACCCCATTAAGTGATTATTATAAAGTAGACATAGACAAGCATTTAAATCTTGGTTTAGACGAGAAACTGTGTCAAGAATTAATTGTAGAAAATGCACAAATTTTTCTAAGTGATGGAATTGACACCAATTTTGAAGCTAATGAAGATTTATTAAAACATTTTGGTTCTTATAAAACTGCTTACTACCAATTAATCTATGAAATTGCTAAAAAAGTAATTGCGGGTATTAATTTAATAACTGATAAAGACAAGTCGATTAAGAACATCTATATTTCTGGTGGATTTAATAAAAACGAAATCTTTATTAAATACTTAACCCTATTAAAAAAAGGCATCGTTATTAAAATATCAGAATGTAAAAATGAAAGTGCTTTAGGTGCTGCATTAATGATGAAATCTTACTTATAA
- a CDS encoding sulfatase family protein: MYLKNIIFKCFFLSVFVMTSCKSVEKESTSSNSGKKPNIVIIYLDDLGYGDLSAYGATELQTPNIDALANGGIKFTNGYASSATCTPSRYALLTGVYPWRNKKARILAGSAPLIIDVAQQTLPKMLKKQGYQTAIVGKWHLGLGSGDVNWNGKITPGPNEVGFDSSYIMAATQDRVPTVFIDNGHVVGLDKNDPIEVNYKKNFEGEPTAKSNPEMTTMKWHHGHNNSIVNGIPRIGYMKGGDAAKWTDIDMADHFLGKAQEYVKSHKEQPFFLYYAMQQPHVPRTPHPRFVGKSGMGPRGDVILEADWVVGEFINTLEEEGLLENTLIVFSSDNGPVLNDGYYDDAIEKLGKHDPKGGLRGGKYSLLEAGTRVPFIGYWKGTIKPTVSDAIVCQMDLLASLANLTGTSENTTDSKDILDAFLGKSNKGRDHLLIEANSRTALRSGDWLMIPPYKGNKFNKKVNIDVGIRPEFQLYNLKQDVGQQQNLAETNPEKLAELIKVYESLRGEKIK; the protein is encoded by the coding sequence ATGTATTTAAAAAATATTATTTTTAAATGTTTCTTCTTGTCTGTTTTTGTAATGACAAGTTGTAAGTCAGTAGAAAAAGAGAGTACATCTAGCAATTCAGGTAAAAAACCAAATATTGTTATTATTTATTTAGATGATTTAGGTTACGGAGATTTAAGTGCTTACGGAGCAACTGAATTACAAACGCCTAATATTGATGCTTTAGCTAATGGAGGAATTAAATTTACAAACGGGTATGCCTCTTCGGCAACATGTACACCAAGTAGATATGCATTGTTAACAGGTGTGTATCCTTGGAGAAATAAAAAAGCAAGAATTTTAGCAGGTTCTGCTCCTTTAATTATTGATGTTGCGCAACAAACATTACCAAAAATGTTAAAGAAACAAGGCTATCAAACGGCAATTGTTGGTAAATGGCATTTAGGTTTAGGGTCTGGGGATGTTAATTGGAACGGAAAAATAACTCCGGGGCCAAATGAAGTAGGTTTCGATTCTTCTTATATTATGGCGGCTACGCAAGATAGAGTACCAACAGTTTTTATAGATAACGGACATGTAGTAGGTTTGGATAAAAATGATCCGATTGAAGTAAATTATAAAAAGAATTTTGAGGGAGAGCCTACAGCAAAATCAAACCCGGAAATGACAACCATGAAATGGCATCACGGACATAATAATAGTATTGTAAACGGAATTCCTAGAATTGGGTATATGAAAGGTGGAGATGCAGCAAAATGGACAGATATTGATATGGCAGACCATTTTTTAGGAAAAGCACAAGAGTATGTAAAATCACATAAAGAACAGCCTTTCTTTTTATATTATGCAATGCAACAACCGCATGTACCAAGAACTCCACACCCTCGTTTTGTAGGTAAATCTGGAATGGGACCAAGAGGTGATGTTATTTTAGAAGCAGATTGGGTAGTTGGTGAGTTTATAAATACCTTAGAAGAAGAAGGTCTTTTAGAAAATACGTTAATTGTTTTTTCTAGTGATAATGGCCCAGTTTTAAATGATGGGTATTATGATGACGCCATAGAAAAATTAGGAAAACATGACCCAAAAGGAGGTTTAAGAGGTGGTAAATACAGTCTGTTAGAAGCAGGTACTAGAGTACCTTTTATAGGTTATTGGAAAGGAACAATTAAACCAACTGTTTCAGACGCTATTGTTTGTCAAATGGATTTATTAGCTTCTTTAGCAAACTTAACAGGAACCTCAGAAAATACAACAGATAGTAAAGATATTTTAGATGCTTTTTTAGGTAAGTCTAATAAAGGAAGAGATCATTTGTTAATTGAAGCAAATTCTAGAACAGCTTTAAGAAGTGGAGATTGGTTAATGATTCCTCCTTATAAAGGGAATAAGTTTAATAAAAAAGTAAATATTGATGTTGGTATTCGTCCAGAATTTCAATTATATAATTTAAAACAAGATGTTGGTCAACAACAAAATTTAGCAGAAACAAATCCTGAGAAATTAGCAGAACTAATTAAAGTCTATGAGTCTTTAAGAGGTGAAAAAATAAAATAG
- a CDS encoding aldehyde dehydrogenase family protein, with protein sequence MQQFEQYINGKFVKSTSSEVTEVLNPCTEEVLSTIPHGSVEDANNALDAAQNAHHAWKSLPAIQRANYLNKMADVIRENRIFLAKTLASEQAKVIGLAQVEIDVTADYFDYYSGFARRIEGEIIQSNRSKEHIFLHKAPNWSSCRYFTLELAIFCYGKKSSSIFNYRKYLRN encoded by the coding sequence ATGCAACAATTTGAACAGTATATCAACGGAAAATTTGTAAAATCTACATCATCAGAAGTAACAGAAGTTTTAAATCCTTGTACAGAAGAAGTTCTTTCTACCATACCACACGGTAGTGTAGAAGATGCTAATAATGCATTAGATGCCGCTCAAAATGCGCATCATGCTTGGAAATCTCTTCCTGCAATTCAAAGAGCCAATTATTTAAATAAAATGGCAGACGTTATTCGTGAAAACAGAATATTTTTGGCCAAAACTTTAGCTTCAGAGCAAGCAAAAGTAATTGGTTTGGCACAAGTAGAAATAGATGTTACCGCAGATTATTTTGATTATTATTCAGGTTTTGCAAGAAGAATAGAAGGAGAAATTATACAAAGTAACCGTAGTAAAGAACATATCTTTTTACACAAAGCCCCCAATTGGAGTAGCTGTAGGTATTTTACCTTGGAACTGGCCATTTTTTGTTATGGCAAGAAAAGTAGCAGCATCTTTAATTACAGGAAATACTTGCGTAATTAA
- a CDS encoding L-fucose isomerase, whose protein sequence is MSRLIGRLPKIGIRPVIDGRELGVRESLEVQTMDMAKAAAKLIEETLRFPSGEKVECVIADTTIGGVADAAACADKFKREGVEVSLTVTPCWCYGTEVMDTDPLLPKAVWGFNGTERPGAVYLAAALAGYSQKGLPAFGIYGKEVQDGGDQTIPQDVSEKILRFVKGALAVAQMKGKSYLSIGYSSMGIAGSMVDVNFLQDYLGVRAEFVESVELLRRIDEGIFDQEEYAKALAWTKENCEEGADRNNPEAQKSRSQKDAEWEKVVKMTLICKDLMNGNPKLKEMGFGEESKGRNAIMGGFQGQRQWTDYQPNADFTESILNSSFDWNGIRQAYTFATENDCLNAISMLFGHLLTNKAQLFSDVRTYWSPESVERVTGKKLTGLAENGIIHLINSGSTTLDATAQQKDADGNPTMKPFWDITDEDVKRCLDNTKWPPATVEYFRGGGFSSNFLTKGQMPLTMCRINLIKGIGPVLQIVEGWSVELPEDVHTVLNERTDPTWPTTWFVPRTTGTGFFKDVYTVMAKWGANHGAISHGHIGADLISLAAMLRIPVNMHNVSEDDVFRPSAWSAFGENLEGADYRACKNYGPLYGFKE, encoded by the coding sequence ATGAGTAGACTTATAGGTAGATTACCAAAGATAGGAATTCGCCCTGTGATTGATGGGCGTGAATTAGGAGTGAGAGAATCTTTAGAGGTTCAAACGATGGATATGGCCAAAGCGGCTGCCAAATTAATTGAAGAAACATTGCGTTTTCCTAGTGGAGAAAAAGTAGAATGTGTTATTGCAGATACCACTATTGGTGGTGTTGCAGATGCGGCTGCTTGTGCAGATAAATTTAAAAGAGAAGGTGTAGAGGTTTCTTTAACAGTAACGCCATGTTGGTGTTATGGTACAGAGGTAATGGATACAGATCCTCTTTTACCTAAAGCAGTTTGGGGATTTAATGGTACTGAAAGACCAGGAGCGGTGTATTTAGCTGCTGCCTTAGCAGGATATTCTCAAAAAGGATTGCCAGCATTTGGTATCTATGGAAAAGAAGTACAAGATGGTGGCGACCAAACCATTCCACAAGATGTATCAGAAAAAATATTACGTTTTGTAAAAGGTGCTTTGGCAGTGGCTCAAATGAAAGGAAAATCTTATTTATCAATAGGATATAGCTCTATGGGTATTGCAGGTTCTATGGTAGATGTCAACTTTTTACAAGACTATTTAGGCGTAAGAGCTGAGTTTGTAGAATCAGTAGAACTTTTAAGACGTATTGATGAAGGTATTTTTGACCAAGAGGAATATGCAAAAGCATTAGCTTGGACCAAAGAAAACTGTGAAGAAGGAGCAGATAGAAACAATCCTGAAGCACAAAAATCGCGTTCTCAAAAAGATGCTGAGTGGGAGAAAGTTGTAAAAATGACTTTGATTTGTAAAGATTTAATGAACGGAAATCCGAAGTTGAAAGAAATGGGATTTGGTGAAGAGTCTAAAGGAAGAAACGCAATTATGGGTGGTTTCCAAGGACAACGTCAATGGACCGATTACCAACCAAACGCCGATTTTACAGAGTCTATTTTAAACTCTTCTTTCGATTGGAACGGAATTCGTCAAGCATATACATTTGCAACAGAAAACGATTGTTTAAATGCAATTTCTATGTTATTTGGTCACTTATTGACTAATAAAGCACAATTATTTTCTGATGTAAGAACTTATTGGAGTCCTGAGTCTGTAGAAAGAGTGACGGGTAAAAAATTAACAGGATTGGCAGAAAACGGAATTATTCACTTAATCAATTCTGGTTCTACCACTTTAGATGCTACCGCACAACAAAAAGATGCTGATGGCAACCCTACAATGAAACCATTTTGGGACATTACAGATGAAGATGTTAAACGTTGTTTAGACAATACCAAATGGCCACCAGCTACTGTAGAGTATTTTAGAGGAGGAGGATTCTCTTCTAATTTCTTAACAAAAGGGCAAATGCCTTTAACGATGTGTAGAATCAACCTAATTAAAGGAATTGGGCCCGTTTTACAAATTGTAGAAGGTTGGAGTGTAGAATTACCAGAAGATGTGCATACTGTTTTAAATGAAAGAACAGACCCTACGTGGCCTACAACTTGGTTTGTACCAAGAACCACAGGTACCGGTTTCTTTAAAGATGTGTATACGGTAATGGCGAAATGGGGAGCAAACCACGGTGCAATTTCTCACGGACATATTGGTGCAGATTTAATTTCTTTAGCAGCAATGTTACGTATTCCTGTAAATATGCACAATGTTTCTGAAGACGACGTATTTAGACCAAGTGCATGGTCTGCTTTCGGTGAAAACTTAGAAGGTGCAGATTATAGAGCATGTAAAAATTATGGTCCGTTATACGGATTTAAAGAATAA
- a CDS encoding helix-turn-helix domain-containing protein, which produces MTFSKNIALGDPSSNYQNFIDLKLRLLCCRYWLLNLWDCHDMIFPFWRIYWNRNEGGELIHLDDVYKMTPDTLYIIPPFTSFSSRFSKKHMHNDGIHVSGRHLTSDYNEDDYLDSSLIHFFIHFNLGVPFDNVYPGIIEIQVTDYLRDRLEYLTGRLKVENQDFKLTFNLKLQAFIKEVLTNIGPELWKAINIDDRVLKVIRFIEANINKKLTNTEIAAIVNMAPNSFARLFKEEMHITLHNFIQNRKIARSCELFEHTNKTIEDVAFNLGFSDRYHFSRVFKLVTGLTPGIYKSGKYT; this is translated from the coding sequence TTGACGTTTTCAAAAAACATTGCATTAGGAGATCCTTCTTCAAATTATCAAAATTTTATCGATTTAAAATTAAGATTGCTGTGTTGTAGGTATTGGTTGTTAAATTTGTGGGATTGCCATGATATGATTTTTCCTTTTTGGAGAATTTATTGGAATAGAAATGAAGGAGGAGAATTAATACATTTAGATGATGTTTATAAAATGACACCAGATACTTTGTATATAATTCCGCCTTTTACTTCTTTTTCTTCACGTTTTTCTAAAAAACACATGCATAATGATGGAATTCATGTTTCCGGTAGGCATTTAACGAGTGATTATAATGAAGATGATTACCTAGATTCATCTTTAATTCATTTTTTTATACACTTTAATTTAGGAGTGCCTTTTGATAATGTGTATCCGGGAATTATAGAAATACAAGTTACCGATTACCTAAGAGATCGCTTAGAATATTTAACAGGAAGGCTAAAGGTCGAAAATCAAGATTTTAAATTGACCTTTAATTTAAAACTGCAAGCATTTATCAAAGAAGTATTGACCAATATTGGTCCTGAGCTTTGGAAAGCTATAAACATAGATGACCGAGTTTTAAAGGTTATACGTTTTATTGAAGCCAATATCAATAAAAAATTAACCAATACAGAAATTGCGGCTATTGTAAATATGGCACCTAATTCTTTTGCTCGTTTGTTTAAAGAAGAAATGCATATTACGCTGCATAACTTTATTCAGAATAGAAAAATTGCAAGATCTTGTGAGTTGTTTGAGCATACTAATAAAACGATAGAAGATGTTGCCTTTAATTTAGGTTTCTCAGACAGATATCATTTTTCTAGAGTATTTAAATTGGTTACAGGTTTAACTCCTGGTATTTATAAATCCGGAAAATATACATAA
- the rhaD gene encoding rhamnulose-1-phosphate aldolase produces MKTLNLPSEVEIELKKVSTVAGYLWQREWAERNAGNISMNLTSFFTKEEVQGIGTEVPFDFPKEAAGFVLYITGTGCYLRDLVDMLEEVSCILYINETATAYSIIWGGNRPNFGPTCELISHASIHLFNSIHHPENLAVVHTHPLELICMSHHELFDNEEELNRQIWMMCPEVKVFVPKGIHCTPYALSSTAALAEVTMEAFKTRNVSLWEKHGATSTAPDVMKAWDFLDVANKGAKMLMMCWAAGFKPAGLSNEQLTELEQFT; encoded by the coding sequence ATGAAAACATTAAACCTTCCATCAGAAGTAGAGATAGAATTAAAAAAAGTATCAACCGTTGCAGGTTATTTATGGCAACGTGAGTGGGCAGAAAGAAATGCTGGAAATATATCAATGAATTTAACTTCATTCTTTACCAAAGAAGAAGTACAAGGAATTGGTACAGAAGTTCCTTTCGATTTCCCTAAAGAAGCAGCTGGTTTTGTACTTTATATCACTGGTACAGGTTGTTATTTAAGAGATTTAGTAGACATGTTAGAAGAGGTGTCTTGTATTTTATATATTAATGAAACTGCAACAGCATATTCTATTATTTGGGGTGGAAACAGACCTAATTTTGGACCAACTTGTGAGTTAATTTCTCATGCAAGTATTCATTTATTTAACTCAATTCATCACCCAGAAAATTTAGCGGTTGTACATACACACCCATTAGAATTGATCTGCATGAGTCATCATGAGTTATTTGATAATGAAGAAGAATTAAACAGACAAATCTGGATGATGTGTCCGGAAGTTAAAGTATTTGTACCAAAAGGAATTCACTGTACACCTTATGCTTTATCTAGTACTGCTGCTTTGGCAGAAGTAACTATGGAAGCTTTTAAAACAAGAAACGTTTCTCTTTGGGAAAAGCATGGAGCAACTTCTACAGCGCCAGATGTAATGAAAGCGTGGGACTTTTTAGATGTAGCAAATAAAGGTGCTAAAATGTTAATGATGTGTTGGGCAGCAGGTTTTAAACCAGCAGGATTGTCTAACGAGCAATTAACAGAATTAGAACAATTTACATAG